In a single window of the Catalinimonas alkaloidigena genome:
- a CDS encoding phosphoadenylyl-sulfate reductase has product MDISSLNEIFKPLSPLRRMQELYRHFDESEVLVTSSFGTTSAYLLHLIQRVRPTQPIYFIDTTYHFPETLAYRDQLADQLNLNIISLRPDQHLNAYTRENKTWAHDPDLCCSVNKNDTLSPLKMRHKVWVSGVMGYQTPLREQLNIFEQNDIIKFHPVLNSTEADVRRYTSYFRLPPHPLQAKDYHSIGCVHCTQQGTGRSGRWAGKGKIECGLHAPVEKSMVA; this is encoded by the coding sequence ATGGATATTTCGTCACTGAACGAGATTTTTAAGCCCCTTTCCCCGCTGCGGCGGATGCAGGAATTGTATCGTCATTTTGACGAAAGCGAAGTACTGGTTACTTCTTCGTTTGGCACTACGTCGGCTTATCTGCTGCACCTGATTCAACGCGTGCGCCCTACACAGCCGATCTATTTTATCGATACCACGTATCACTTCCCGGAAACGCTGGCCTACCGCGACCAACTGGCGGATCAGCTCAACCTGAACATCATCTCGCTGCGCCCGGATCAGCACCTGAATGCCTACACGCGCGAGAACAAAACCTGGGCGCACGACCCGGACCTCTGCTGCTCGGTCAATAAAAACGATACGCTGTCTCCTCTCAAAATGCGCCACAAAGTGTGGGTATCGGGCGTGATGGGCTATCAGACTCCGCTGCGGGAGCAGCTCAACATTTTTGAGCAGAACGACATCATTAAGTTTCACCCCGTGCTCAACAGCACCGAGGCTGACGTGCGGCGCTATACGTCGTACTTCCGCCTGCCCCCCCACCCCCTTCAGGCGAAAGATTACCATTCTATCGGCTGTGTGCATTGCACCCAACAAGGCACGGGCCGCTCGGGACGCTGGGCGGGCAAGGGTAAAATCGAATGCGGTCTGCACGCACCGGTCGAAAAATCGATGGTGGCCTGA